The proteins below come from a single Mycobacterium parmense genomic window:
- a CDS encoding carbohydrate ABC transporter permease, giving the protein MTSRVPEQRLAFVLVAPAAILMLAVTGYPIGYAVWLSLQRNSFANPSDTAFIGLGNYETILTDRYWWTALAVTLAITVVSVSIEFVLGLSLALVMHHTLVGRGLVRTAVLVPYGIVTVVASYSWYYAWTPGTGYLANLLPHGGAPLTQQIPSLGIVVLAEVWKTTPFMSLLLLAGLALVPEDLVRAAQVDGAGAWRRLTRVILPIIKPAVVVALLFRTLDAFRIFDNIYVLTDGANDTDSVSILGYDNLFKGFNVGLGSAISVLIFVCVGIIALIFVKVFGAAAPGGDADGR; this is encoded by the coding sequence TCGGTTACGCCGTGTGGCTTAGCTTGCAGCGCAACAGCTTTGCGAATCCGAGCGACACGGCCTTCATCGGTTTGGGCAATTACGAGACCATCCTGACCGACCGCTACTGGTGGACGGCCCTGGCGGTGACGCTGGCCATCACGGTGGTGTCGGTGTCGATCGAGTTCGTGCTCGGCTTGTCGCTCGCGCTGGTGATGCACCACACCCTCGTCGGCAGGGGGCTGGTGCGCACCGCCGTGCTGGTCCCGTACGGCATCGTCACGGTGGTGGCGTCATACAGCTGGTACTACGCCTGGACGCCGGGAACCGGCTACCTGGCCAACCTGCTGCCGCATGGTGGTGCGCCGCTGACCCAGCAGATCCCCTCGCTGGGCATCGTGGTCCTCGCAGAGGTCTGGAAGACCACGCCGTTCATGTCGCTGCTGCTGTTGGCCGGATTGGCGCTGGTGCCCGAGGATCTGGTGAGAGCCGCCCAGGTCGACGGTGCCGGCGCGTGGCGACGGCTGACCCGGGTGATCCTGCCGATCATCAAACCGGCGGTCGTGGTTGCGCTGTTGTTCCGGACGCTGGACGCCTTCCGGATCTTCGACAACATCTACGTGCTGACCGACGGGGCCAACGACACCGACTCCGTGTCGATCCTGGGCTACGACAACCTCTTCAAGGGCTTCAACGTCGGGCTCGGCTCCGCGATCAGCGTGCTGATCTTCGTCTGCGTGGGCATCATCGCGCTGATCTTCGTCAAGGTGTTCGGCGCGGCGGCGCCGGGTGGTGACGCCGATGGCCGCTGA
- a CDS encoding carbohydrate ABC transporter permease, which translates to MAAERERARTAASAGARRAIGWVVVDTVVVVYALLPVLWILSLSLKPTSDIKDGKLIPASVTLDNYRGAFRGGFFSSALVNSIGIGLITTAVAVLLGAMAAYAVARLNFPGKRLLVGVALLITMFPAISLVTPLFNIERRVGLFDTWPGLILPYITFALPLAIYTLSAFFREIPWDLEKAAKMDGATPAQAFRKVIVPLAAPGVVTAAILVFIFAWNDLLLALSLTATEAAITAPVAIVNFSGSSQFEEPTGSIAAGAMVITVPIIVFVLIFQRRIVAGLTSGAVKG; encoded by the coding sequence ATGGCCGCTGAACGGGAAAGGGCACGGACGGCCGCATCCGCAGGCGCGCGCCGCGCCATCGGCTGGGTCGTCGTCGACACCGTGGTGGTCGTCTATGCGCTGCTGCCGGTGCTCTGGATCCTGTCCCTGTCGCTCAAACCGACGTCGGACATCAAGGACGGCAAGCTGATTCCGGCGTCGGTCACGCTGGACAATTACCGCGGCGCCTTCCGCGGCGGCTTCTTCAGCTCAGCGCTGGTCAACTCGATCGGGATCGGGTTGATCACCACCGCGGTCGCGGTGCTGCTCGGTGCGATGGCCGCCTACGCCGTCGCCCGGCTGAACTTCCCGGGCAAACGCCTGCTGGTGGGGGTGGCCCTGCTGATCACCATGTTCCCGGCGATCTCGCTGGTGACGCCGCTGTTCAACATCGAGCGCCGGGTCGGGCTGTTCGACACGTGGCCGGGCTTGATCCTGCCCTACATCACGTTCGCGCTGCCGCTGGCCATCTACACGCTGTCGGCGTTCTTCCGGGAGATCCCGTGGGATCTGGAGAAGGCGGCCAAGATGGACGGCGCGACCCCGGCGCAGGCGTTCCGCAAGGTGATCGTCCCGCTGGCGGCGCCCGGCGTGGTGACCGCGGCGATCCTGGTTTTCATCTTCGCCTGGAACGACCTGCTGCTGGCGCTGTCGCTGACCGCCACCGAGGCGGCGATCACCGCGCCGGTGGCGATCGTGAACTTCAGCGGCAGTTCGCAGTTCGAGGAGCCCACCGGGTCGATCGCGGCCGGTGCCATGGTGATCACGGTCCCGATCATCGTCTTTGTTCTAATCTTCCAACGACGAATCGTCGCCGGGTTGACTTCCGGTGCTGTGAAGGGATAG
- a CDS encoding ABC transporter ATP-binding protein, which produces MAEIVLEHVNKSYPDGAAAVKDLNLTVADGEFLILVGPSGCGKTTTLNMIAGLEDISSGELRIGGQRMNEKAPKDRDIAMVFQSYALYPHMTVRQNIAFPLTLAKMKKAEIAQKVEETAKTLDLTELLDRKPSQLSGGQRQRVAMGRAIVRHPKAFLMDEPLSNLDAKLRVQMRGEIARLQKRLGTTTVYVTHDQTEAMTLGDRVVVMHGGVAQQIGTPDELYEHPANLFVAGFIGSPAMNFFSATLTPTGLTLPFGEAMLTPEVQRVIEAHPKPRSVIVGVRPEHLADAALIDGYQRIRALTFEVKVELVESLGADKYVYFTTSGPAVHAALLDELEADGDLRENQFVARVSAESKAMVGRSIELACDTTKLAVFDADSGANLTIASPEAK; this is translated from the coding sequence ATGGCCGAGATTGTGCTGGAACACGTGAACAAGAGCTATCCCGACGGCGCCGCGGCGGTCAAGGACCTCAACCTCACCGTTGCCGACGGCGAATTCCTGATCCTGGTCGGCCCATCCGGCTGCGGCAAGACCACGACGTTGAACATGATCGCCGGGCTCGAAGACATCTCGTCGGGAGAGCTGCGCATCGGCGGCCAACGGATGAACGAGAAGGCGCCGAAGGACCGCGACATCGCGATGGTGTTCCAGTCCTACGCCCTCTACCCGCACATGACGGTGCGCCAGAACATCGCCTTCCCGTTGACGCTGGCGAAGATGAAGAAGGCCGAGATCGCCCAGAAGGTGGAGGAGACCGCGAAAACCCTTGATCTGACCGAGCTTCTCGACCGCAAACCCTCCCAGCTCTCCGGTGGCCAGCGGCAGCGCGTCGCGATGGGCCGGGCAATCGTGCGTCACCCCAAGGCGTTCCTGATGGACGAGCCGCTGTCCAACCTGGACGCCAAGCTGCGGGTGCAGATGCGCGGCGAGATTGCGCGGTTGCAGAAGAGGCTGGGCACCACCACCGTGTACGTCACCCACGACCAAACCGAGGCGATGACGCTGGGGGACCGGGTGGTGGTGATGCATGGCGGCGTCGCGCAGCAGATCGGCACGCCCGACGAGCTCTACGAGCACCCCGCCAACCTCTTCGTCGCTGGGTTCATCGGCTCACCGGCCATGAATTTCTTCTCCGCGACGCTGACCCCGACCGGGTTGACACTGCCCTTCGGCGAGGCGATGCTGACGCCAGAGGTCCAGCGGGTGATCGAGGCGCACCCGAAACCGCGGAGCGTCATCGTGGGGGTGCGGCCCGAGCACCTGGCCGACGCCGCGCTGATCGACGGTTACCAGCGCATCAGGGCGCTGACCTTCGAGGTGAAGGTCGAGTTGGTCGAGTCGCTGGGCGCCGACAAGTACGTGTACTTCACCACCTCCGGTCCCGCCGTGCACGCCGCGCTGCTGGACGAACTCGAGGCCGACGGCGACCTGCGTGAGAACCAGTTTGTGGCAAGGGTTTCCGCCGAGTCGAAGGCGATGGTGGGCCGGTCGATCGAGTTGGCCTGCGACACCACGAAACTCGCCGTCTTCGACGCCGATTCGGGGGCCAACCTGACTATCGCCTCGCCCGAAGCGAAGTGA
- a CDS encoding suppressor of fused domain protein, with the protein MTTTIDRVRAHLRDHFAGIEPDSASVTFLGTESMEVLRFREADGVAHYVTLGCSRHPMTDPAQAVTDPLRGPRAEVVLRLRDRGTLPGLARSMAILAATPAVDGVVLLADALIDLGSPLWAWGSGEPRRVPFTAVLLGHTEIADLPLEPPLDPVRFLSATPITATEAAWVRLKGAEAMRQAWRNDRVDVLDPNRPAAQPD; encoded by the coding sequence GTGACGACCACGATCGACCGGGTGCGCGCGCATCTGCGCGACCACTTCGCCGGCATCGAGCCCGATTCGGCGAGCGTGACTTTCCTGGGCACCGAGTCCATGGAGGTGTTGCGGTTCCGGGAGGCCGACGGTGTGGCGCACTACGTGACGTTGGGATGCTCGCGGCATCCGATGACCGACCCGGCGCAGGCGGTCACCGACCCGCTGCGCGGTCCGCGCGCCGAAGTCGTTCTGCGCCTTCGTGATCGGGGGACCTTGCCGGGGCTGGCCCGCAGCATGGCGATCCTGGCGGCGACCCCCGCGGTCGACGGTGTGGTGCTGCTGGCCGACGCGCTGATCGACCTGGGCTCGCCGCTGTGGGCTTGGGGATCGGGCGAGCCCAGGAGGGTGCCGTTCACCGCGGTGCTGCTGGGCCACACCGAGATTGCGGACCTGCCGCTGGAACCGCCGCTGGATCCGGTGCGGTTCCTGTCGGCGACGCCGATCACCGCGACCGAGGCGGCCTGGGTGCGGCTGAAGGGCGCCGAGGCCATGCGGCAGGCGTGGCGAAACGATCGCGTCGACGTGCTGGACCCCAATCGGCCTGCGGCGCAACCGGACTGA
- the corA gene encoding magnesium/cobalt transporter CorA: protein MFQGFDALPEALRPLMREPVVEPPPDQHRDVLVDCAVYAEGHRLPGTFTYATALGKVREVELLGHEAFVWVGLREPDHDEMQSVADIFGLHPLAVEDAVCAHQRPKVERYDETLFLVLKTVNYVPHESVVMARQIVETGEIMVFVGSDFVVTVRHGEHGALSAVRKRMDSDPEQTRLGPYAVMHAIADHVVDHYLEVSSLIESDIDSIQEVAFGPGRKLDVEPIYLLKREVVELRRCVNPLSAAFHRMQVENKDLIGKEVRRYLRDVADHQSNAADQIASYDDMLNSLVQAALARVGMQQNNDMRKMAAWAGILAVPTMVAAIYGMNFHFMPELNWTWGYPGIMGLMAVFCLVLYFQFRRNNWL from the coding sequence GTGTTCCAAGGTTTCGACGCATTGCCCGAAGCGCTCCGGCCGCTCATGCGCGAGCCGGTCGTCGAGCCACCGCCGGATCAGCACAGGGACGTGTTGGTCGACTGCGCCGTCTACGCCGAAGGCCACCGACTGCCCGGCACCTTCACCTATGCCACCGCGCTCGGCAAAGTCCGCGAGGTGGAGTTGCTCGGTCACGAGGCCTTCGTCTGGGTGGGCCTGCGCGAGCCGGACCACGACGAGATGCAGTCCGTCGCCGACATTTTCGGACTCCACCCGCTGGCCGTGGAGGACGCGGTGTGCGCGCATCAGCGTCCGAAGGTGGAGCGCTACGACGAGACGCTGTTCCTGGTCCTCAAGACCGTCAACTACGTCCCGCACGAATCGGTGGTGATGGCCCGCCAGATCGTGGAGACCGGCGAGATCATGGTGTTCGTCGGCAGTGATTTCGTGGTCACCGTCCGTCACGGCGAGCACGGCGCGCTGTCGGCTGTCCGCAAGCGCATGGACTCCGACCCCGAGCAGACGCGCCTTGGGCCGTACGCGGTGATGCACGCCATCGCCGACCACGTGGTGGATCACTACCTCGAAGTGAGCAGCCTGATCGAGTCGGACATCGACAGCATCCAGGAGGTGGCGTTCGGGCCGGGCCGCAAGCTGGACGTCGAACCGATCTATCTGCTCAAACGCGAAGTCGTCGAACTGCGCCGCTGCGTCAACCCGCTGTCGGCGGCGTTCCACCGGATGCAGGTGGAGAACAAAGACCTGATCGGCAAGGAGGTTCGGCGGTATCTGCGCGACGTCGCCGACCACCAGTCCAACGCCGCCGACCAGATCGCCAGCTACGACGACATGCTCAACTCACTGGTGCAGGCGGCTCTGGCCCGCGTCGGGATGCAGCAGAACAACGACATGCGCAAGATGGCCGCCTGGGCCGGTATCCTCGCGGTACCCACGATGGTCGCCGCCATCTACGGCATGAACTTCCATTTCATGCCCGAGCTGAACTGGACGTGGGGTTACCCCGGGATCATGGGCCTGATGGCCGTCTTCTGCCTGGTCCTCTACTTCCAGTTTCGCCGCAACAACTGGCTGTGA
- a CDS encoding malate dehydrogenase, which produces MSASPLKVAVTGAAGQIGYSLLFRLASGSLLGPDRPIELRLLEIEPALKALEGVVMELDDCAFPLLAGVEIGADANKIFDGVNLALLVGARPRGPGMERSDLLEANGAIFTAQGKALNAVAADDVRIGVTGNPANTNALIALSNAPDIPKERFSALTRLDHNRAISQLAKKTGAAVTDIKKMTIWGNHSATQYPDIFHAEVGGKNAAEVVNDQNWIENDFIPTVAKRGAAIIDARGASSAASAASATVDAARSWLLGSPEGDWVSMAVFSDGSYGVPEGIVSSFPVTTKDGNWSIVQGLDIDEFSRGRIDKTTAELVDERTAVTELKLI; this is translated from the coding sequence GTGAGCGCAAGTCCTTTGAAGGTCGCCGTCACCGGTGCCGCCGGCCAGATCGGCTATAGCCTGCTCTTCCGCCTGGCCAGCGGCTCCCTGTTGGGGCCCGACCGCCCGATCGAGCTGCGACTGCTCGAGATCGAGCCCGCGCTCAAGGCGCTCGAGGGTGTCGTGATGGAGCTCGACGACTGCGCGTTCCCCTTGCTGGCCGGGGTCGAGATCGGTGCCGACGCGAACAAGATCTTCGACGGCGTGAACCTGGCGCTGCTGGTCGGCGCGAGGCCGCGCGGTCCGGGCATGGAGCGCAGCGACCTGCTGGAGGCCAACGGCGCGATCTTCACCGCGCAGGGCAAGGCGCTCAACGCCGTCGCCGCCGACGACGTGCGCATCGGCGTGACCGGCAACCCGGCCAACACCAACGCGCTGATCGCGCTGAGCAACGCCCCCGACATCCCCAAGGAGCGGTTCTCCGCGCTGACCCGGCTGGACCACAACCGGGCGATCTCGCAGCTGGCCAAGAAGACCGGCGCCGCGGTCACCGACATCAAGAAGATGACCATCTGGGGCAACCACTCGGCCACCCAGTACCCCGACATCTTCCACGCCGAGGTCGGCGGCAAGAACGCGGCCGAGGTGGTCAACGACCAGAACTGGATCGAGAACGACTTCATCCCGACCGTCGCCAAGCGCGGCGCGGCGATCATCGACGCTCGCGGCGCCTCCTCGGCCGCCTCCGCCGCGTCGGCCACCGTCGATGCCGCCCGCTCCTGGCTGCTGGGCAGTCCGGAGGGTGACTGGGTGTCGATGGCGGTGTTCTCCGACGGCTCCTACGGTGTGCCGGAGGGGATCGTCTCGTCCTTCCCGGTGACCACCAAGGACGGCAACTGGTCGATCGTGCAGGGGCTCGACATCGACGAATTCTCGCGCGGCCGCATCGACAAGACCACCGCCGAGTTGGTCGACGAGCGCACGGCGGTGACGGAGCTCAAGCTGATCTGA